A window of the Bacillus sp. A301a_S52 genome harbors these coding sequences:
- a CDS encoding antibiotic biosynthesis monooxygenase: MFIEMKNIHVTHGSAQKVVDQFASPGVVEEAEGFVDLSVLVKETRKGPDEVVIMIRWESEEAWKQWEKSEPHLNMHRQSRGKAKPEHIISSSHQTYDVKAVKEKASPAT; this comes from the coding sequence ATGTTTATTGAAATGAAAAACATCCATGTAACGCATGGCTCTGCCCAAAAAGTAGTTGATCAATTCGCAAGTCCAGGAGTCGTTGAAGAAGCTGAAGGCTTTGTGGATTTAAGTGTGTTAGTCAAAGAAACGCGTAAAGGTCCCGATGAAGTGGTTATTATGATTCGCTGGGAGTCTGAAGAGGCATGGAAACAATGGGAAAAGAGTGAGCCACATTTAAATATGCATCGCCAAAGCCGTGGGAAAGCAAAACCTGAACATATTATTAGTTCCTCTCATCAAACATATGATGTAAAAGCTGTGAAGGAGAAAGCATCCCCTGCCACATAA
- a CDS encoding glycoside hydrolase family 1 protein: MSELKQFPENFLWGGAIAANQVEGAFDEEGKGLSISDVVKVVRPEDRKKMKIPFPTTAEVQEALNDTNHKNYPKRYGIDFYHRYKEDIALFKELGFKTLRVSIAWGRIFPNGDDTTPNEAGLKFYDNLFDELIKNGIEPVVTLSHYETPLNLTLTYKGWTNRKLVDFFAKYAETVFERYKDKVKYWITFNEINCILMAPYIGGAFLRDHVAEGELLQAQFQSAHHQFLASAKAVEALHRIIPDGKIGCMVVGMINYPNSPHPDDVMTALNDQRNTFFFTDVMTRGHYPAYMTSFFKENGITIQKEAEDDAILKNNVVDYVALSYYMSSVSARPETEGEKAAGNLLSSLKNPYLEASDWGWQIDPRGLRTLLNMFYDRYEKPLFVVENGLGAFDEVEDDGSIHDDYRIAYLREHIKEMGKAIEDGVDLIGYTAWGPIDLISFSTSEMSKRYGFIYVDQDDYGNGSLKRSKKDSFYWYQKVIETNGEEL, encoded by the coding sequence ATGTCAGAGTTGAAACAATTTCCGGAAAATTTTTTATGGGGTGGCGCTATCGCTGCAAACCAAGTTGAAGGCGCTTTTGATGAAGAAGGTAAAGGGCTATCTATCAGTGATGTGGTAAAAGTTGTGAGGCCTGAAGACAGAAAAAAAATGAAAATCCCTTTTCCAACAACAGCTGAAGTTCAAGAAGCATTGAATGACACGAATCATAAAAATTACCCGAAGCGGTATGGTATTGATTTCTATCACCGCTACAAAGAAGATATTGCGTTGTTTAAGGAACTAGGCTTCAAAACATTAAGGGTATCCATCGCATGGGGACGAATCTTCCCGAATGGGGACGACACAACTCCTAATGAAGCGGGGCTAAAATTTTATGATAATCTATTTGATGAACTAATTAAAAACGGTATTGAGCCTGTTGTTACACTATCCCATTATGAAACACCGCTTAATCTCACATTGACATACAAAGGGTGGACAAATCGAAAGCTCGTGGACTTCTTTGCTAAGTATGCTGAAACTGTTTTTGAGCGTTACAAAGACAAAGTAAAGTACTGGATTACGTTTAATGAAATTAATTGTATTTTAATGGCACCGTATATCGGAGGAGCTTTCTTACGTGACCATGTAGCTGAAGGAGAACTGTTACAGGCACAATTTCAATCTGCTCATCACCAGTTTTTAGCTAGTGCCAAAGCGGTTGAAGCCCTTCATCGTATTATTCCAGATGGTAAAATTGGATGTATGGTCGTCGGTATGATCAACTATCCGAACAGTCCTCATCCAGACGATGTCATGACAGCACTAAATGACCAGCGCAACACATTTTTTTTCACAGATGTTATGACTCGTGGGCATTATCCAGCTTATATGACAAGTTTTTTCAAAGAGAATGGTATTACGATTCAAAAGGAAGCAGAAGACGATGCCATCTTAAAAAATAATGTCGTTGATTATGTCGCTCTCAGCTACTATATGTCATCTGTGTCTGCACGTCCAGAAACTGAGGGAGAAAAAGCAGCAGGTAACTTATTAAGTAGCTTGAAGAACCCTTATCTTGAAGCGTCTGACTGGGGTTGGCAAATTGATCCGAGAGGGCTAAGAACGTTATTAAATATGTTCTATGACCGCTACGAAAAGCCACTATTTGTCGTGGAAAATGGTTTAGGAGCTTTTGACGAAGTTGAAGACGATGGTAGCATCCACGATGATTATCGCATTGCTTATTTACGTGAGCATATTAAGGAAATGGGAAAAGCGATTGAAGATGGCGTGGACCTTATTGGGTATACTGCTTGGGGGCCGATTGATCTTATTAGTTTCTCTACATCTGAAATGTCCAAGCGGTACGGCTTTATCTACGTTGATCAAGATGATTACGGTAATGGCTCGCTTAAGCGGTCCAAAAAAGACAGCTTTTACTGGTATCAAAAAGTAATTGAAACAAACGGAGAAGAGCTCTAA
- a CDS encoding PRD domain-containing protein has product MDIKKVLNNNVVLTEGENEQELVVMGRGLAFQKKVGDEIEQKKIEKTFVLENQAVSDKLAELLNDVSETYLQLSDKIITYAKSQLPNRLDDYIYVALTDHLSFAISRHKQGMQLKNPLLWEIRKFYKKEYEIARHALDIIQEDTGYVLEEDEAGSIALHLLNSQISGEGLESMVHVTKMVNDILNIVKYHFGMELDESAISYERFLTHLRFFAFRLVKNETGSEHPDDFLYEQVKRKYKEPFHCSEKITKYVEKTHGRQISKDELVYLTLHIYRVTQRHQWHTKKTD; this is encoded by the coding sequence GTGGACATAAAAAAAGTACTTAATAACAATGTCGTGCTTACAGAGGGAGAAAATGAACAAGAACTCGTTGTCATGGGAAGAGGACTGGCTTTTCAGAAAAAAGTAGGAGATGAGATCGAGCAGAAAAAAATCGAGAAAACCTTCGTACTAGAAAATCAAGCTGTTTCTGACAAACTAGCAGAACTATTAAATGATGTGTCTGAGACATATTTACAGCTGTCCGATAAAATTATTACGTATGCCAAATCACAGCTGCCAAATAGATTAGATGATTATATATATGTGGCGCTAACTGATCACCTCAGCTTTGCTATTAGTAGACATAAGCAAGGTATGCAGTTGAAAAATCCATTACTGTGGGAAATTCGTAAGTTTTATAAAAAAGAATATGAAATAGCGCGTCATGCATTAGATATTATTCAAGAAGATACGGGCTATGTATTAGAAGAAGATGAAGCCGGTTCTATTGCCCTTCACCTCCTCAATAGTCAGATATCTGGTGAAGGGCTGGAATCAATGGTCCACGTCACGAAGATGGTGAACGATATATTAAATATTGTAAAATACCACTTCGGTATGGAGCTGGATGAAAGCGCCATTAGTTATGAACGATTTTTAACCCACTTACGTTTTTTTGCTTTTCGGCTTGTGAAAAATGAAACAGGATCTGAGCATCCAGATGACTTTTTATATGAACAAGTGAAAAGAAAATATAAGGAACCTTTTCATTGTAGTGAAAAAATTACTAAGTATGTTGAGAAAACACATGGTAGACAAATATCAAAAGATGAATTGGTATACCTTACTTTGCATATATACAGGGTTACACAAAGGCATCAATGGCATACAAAGAAGACCGACTGA
- a CDS encoding VOC family protein produces MPFHEAPATFISHVHLKVRDLATSMSFYRDILGLSIFSETVTTVSFTCDKKAPFLTIEQAGDYVPRPPRTTGLYHVALLLPSRADLGSFLKHMLDHNYPLQGASDHLVSEAIYLADPDGNGVEVYRDRPSEEWIWQNDRVTMATDPLNAETVLDAGKHLPWSGMPSQTVLGHLHLQVADLKQAEHFYCAGLGFNIVSQFGEQALFISSGDYHHHMGLNTWASKNAPSAPENSVGIKSFAVFYPNEVRRIKAVDRLRSQERIVNHEGDVFVVTDPFNNKIQLVI; encoded by the coding sequence ATGCCCTTTCACGAAGCACCAGCCACATTTATCAGTCATGTTCATTTAAAAGTAAGGGATTTAGCTACTTCTATGTCATTTTATCGAGACATTCTTGGATTATCTATTTTCAGTGAGACTGTCACAACAGTTTCCTTTACATGTGACAAAAAAGCACCGTTTTTAACGATAGAGCAAGCTGGTGATTATGTACCGCGTCCACCTCGCACGACCGGGCTTTACCATGTTGCTCTTCTACTTCCATCAAGAGCTGATCTAGGGAGCTTCCTTAAACATATGCTCGACCATAACTATCCTTTACAAGGGGCATCCGACCACCTTGTAAGTGAAGCCATCTATTTAGCTGATCCTGATGGTAATGGGGTTGAAGTATATCGCGATCGCCCATCTGAAGAGTGGATTTGGCAAAACGATCGTGTAACGATGGCAACTGATCCGCTTAATGCAGAGACTGTACTAGACGCTGGAAAACACCTTCCGTGGTCAGGCATGCCCTCTCAAACAGTGCTCGGTCACCTTCATTTGCAAGTTGCTGATTTAAAACAAGCGGAGCATTTTTATTGCGCTGGACTTGGATTTAATATCGTCTCACAATTTGGTGAACAAGCGTTGTTTATTTCTAGTGGTGATTATCACCACCATATGGGATTAAATACATGGGCGAGTAAAAACGCACCGTCAGCCCCAGAAAACAGTGTTGGCATTAAAAGCTTCGCCGTTTTTTATCCTAATGAAGTTCGCCGCATTAAGGCGGTAGACAGATTACGAAGTCAGGAAAG
- a CDS encoding manganese-dependent inorganic pyrophosphatase yields the protein MSTDKVLVFGHQNPDTDTICSALVYADLKQQLGMNVEAVRLGEVGAETQYALDEFGVDAPRYVKEVANEVDKVILVDHNERQQSVEDLDKVQVMEVIDHHRIANFETESPLYYRAEPVGCTATILNKLYKEHDISVKKEMAGLMVSAIISDSLLFKSPTCTKEDIEAANELAKIADVDLEAYGLEMLKAGADMSDKTVDQLLNMDAKEFTMGSHNVQIAQVNVVDTNDVLDRINEVKAEMEAVLAKKGLSLFLLAVTDILTNDSLAIVVGEQTKAVESAFDVTLNDGQATLKGVVSRKKQIVPQLTNALS from the coding sequence ATGAGCACAGATAAAGTACTAGTTTTCGGACATCAAAATCCTGATACGGATACGATTTGTTCTGCGTTAGTTTACGCGGACTTGAAGCAACAATTGGGAATGAATGTTGAAGCTGTTAGACTTGGAGAAGTTGGTGCTGAGACGCAATATGCACTTGATGAATTTGGCGTAGACGCCCCACGCTACGTGAAAGAAGTGGCGAACGAAGTAGATAAAGTTATCCTTGTAGATCATAATGAACGCCAACAAAGTGTCGAGGACTTGGACAAAGTGCAGGTAATGGAAGTGATTGATCATCACCGTATTGCTAATTTTGAAACGGAAAGTCCTCTATACTACCGAGCGGAGCCTGTTGGGTGTACAGCAACCATCCTTAATAAGTTATATAAAGAACATGACATTTCTGTCAAAAAAGAGATGGCAGGTTTAATGGTATCGGCGATCATCTCAGATTCCCTTTTATTTAAATCTCCGACGTGTACAAAGGAAGATATAGAGGCTGCTAATGAATTGGCCAAAATAGCCGATGTGGATTTAGAGGCTTACGGCTTAGAAATGCTAAAAGCAGGGGCCGACATGAGCGATAAAACAGTTGATCAACTACTGAATATGGATGCTAAAGAGTTTACAATGGGAAGTCATAACGTGCAGATCGCCCAAGTTAATGTGGTAGATACGAATGATGTTCTAGACCGTATTAACGAGGTGAAAGCAGAGATGGAGGCAGTTCTTGCTAAGAAAGGCCTAAGCCTATTTTTACTAGCGGTCACAGATATTTTAACGAATGACTCTCTCGCTATAGTGGTTGGTGAACAAACTAAAGCAGTGGAAAGTGCGTTCGATGTGACGCTCAACGATGGTCAAGCAACACTTAAAGGTGTGGTGTCACGCAAAAAACAAATCGTACCACAATTAACAAACGCCCTTTCTTAA
- a CDS encoding EamA family transporter, translating to MNKLSFLLVLLGAILWGTTGTAQHFAPDEAHPVAVGTMRLAVGGTVLFMIGLMTKKVAAIEWPVKAILLAACAMAAYQPLFFSAVATTGVAIGTVVAIGSAPLLTGLIEWVVHRRRPIRQWWIATSLSILGCILLFATQGTIELDPMGFILALGAGLAFSTYTLVNKDIVKKVAPEMAVAVVFTIAAIILSPLLFVFDVSWVTELNGLLVVLQLGIVATAIAYLLFVKGLMGIPASTAVTLSLAEPLTAALLGVAIVGEVLTFWSLVGVFLIFAGLAVLIYTPKKAVLKRSA from the coding sequence ATGAACAAGCTTTCATTTTTACTCGTTCTACTCGGGGCGATCCTTTGGGGCACAACGGGAACCGCACAACATTTCGCTCCCGATGAGGCTCACCCTGTAGCAGTGGGGACGATGCGTTTGGCAGTGGGGGGCACTGTTCTATTTATGATCGGTCTCATGACTAAAAAAGTGGCCGCAATTGAATGGCCGGTAAAAGCTATTTTACTTGCTGCATGTGCCATGGCTGCGTATCAGCCGTTATTTTTTTCTGCCGTGGCAACAACTGGTGTCGCCATCGGAACCGTTGTTGCGATTGGAAGCGCTCCTCTACTTACGGGTCTCATCGAGTGGGTTGTTCACCGAAGGCGCCCTATAAGACAGTGGTGGATTGCGACTAGTCTATCTATTCTTGGTTGTATATTACTATTTGCTACCCAAGGCACTATTGAGCTTGACCCTATGGGATTTATCCTAGCATTAGGAGCTGGACTCGCTTTCTCAACGTATACGCTTGTCAATAAGGATATCGTCAAAAAAGTTGCCCCTGAGATGGCGGTAGCAGTTGTTTTTACAATAGCGGCAATTATCCTTTCACCTCTGCTATTCGTGTTTGATGTGAGCTGGGTGACAGAGCTAAACGGTTTACTTGTTGTCCTCCAACTAGGTATAGTAGCCACAGCCATTGCGTACCTTCTTTTTGTCAAAGGGCTGATGGGTATACCAGCTTCGACGGCTGTCACGTTATCGCTGGCAGAGCCACTAACAGCTGCCCTGCTTGGCGTTGCCATCGTGGGAGAAGTCTTAACCTTCTGGTCATTAGTAGGAGTATTTCTT
- a CDS encoding PTS glucose transporter subunit IIA, translated as MDHSQTAKEIIHLVGGEENIQSVIHCMTRLRFNLYDKEKVDRTKLEGVDGVLGTNLSGEQFQIIIGNDVPKVYKEIIANTNLKEESGNEKKDGKKNIISALFDVISGVFTPILPAIAGAGMIKGLLALADTFGWLSDTSQTYIILSALGDGAFYFLPLILAVSAARKFGSNPYIGAAIAAALLHPDLTALFAIGEPISFIGLPVTIATYSSTVIPILLAIWIASYVESWIDRITHASLKLIVVPTLTLLIVVPVTLITVGPLGTILGDYLSVGINFLFENVGVLAMILLSGTFSIIIMTGMHYALMPIMINNITVGGFDYMIPAMFLANMGQAGAAFAVFLRSKNTKFKSLAMSTSVTALMGITEPAMYGVNVRLKKPFIAALIGGAAGGAFYGLTNVAAYILGGNAGLPGIPTFIGPGMNFGYALIGLAISFVVATVAAYLIGFEDVPQESSVTAPAEETGDKKTVNDLSGEGIVSPLTGEVNPLSEVNDSTFSEGIMGQGLAIEPTDGLVVSPVSGKIVTLYRSLHAIGIKSDNGAEILIHVGIDTVQLNGKYFTKHIEEGTVVKPGDQLVSFDIEGIRSEGYELTTPIIITNSDSYEMITPIKTDGSIERGSDLMTLVAEGN; from the coding sequence ATGGATCATAGTCAAACGGCCAAAGAGATTATACATCTCGTTGGTGGTGAGGAAAACATTCAAAGTGTTATTCATTGTATGACACGGTTACGTTTTAACCTTTACGATAAAGAGAAGGTTGATCGTACAAAATTAGAAGGTGTAGATGGGGTATTAGGGACTAACCTCAGTGGTGAACAATTTCAAATCATTATTGGTAATGACGTCCCGAAAGTATACAAGGAGATCATTGCCAATACAAATTTAAAAGAAGAAAGTGGTAACGAAAAAAAGGACGGGAAGAAAAACATTATAAGTGCTCTTTTTGATGTGATTTCCGGCGTGTTTACACCGATTCTTCCAGCTATCGCTGGGGCAGGGATGATCAAAGGACTTCTCGCTTTAGCAGACACATTTGGTTGGCTGAGTGATACAAGCCAAACGTATATCATTCTTAGTGCATTAGGTGACGGTGCGTTTTATTTCTTACCGCTTATATTAGCTGTTAGTGCTGCCCGGAAATTCGGCAGTAACCCGTATATTGGTGCAGCCATTGCCGCAGCCTTGTTGCATCCTGATTTAACAGCATTATTTGCTATTGGAGAGCCTATTTCTTTTATTGGTTTGCCAGTGACCATTGCGACATACTCCTCAACGGTCATTCCTATTTTATTAGCGATTTGGATTGCGTCCTATGTGGAATCGTGGATAGATCGCATCACACATGCGTCGCTTAAATTGATAGTTGTTCCCACATTGACATTGCTCATCGTCGTGCCAGTGACACTCATAACCGTCGGACCATTAGGCACAATATTAGGAGACTACTTATCAGTAGGAATTAATTTCTTATTCGAAAACGTCGGAGTACTAGCGATGATTTTATTAAGTGGGACATTCTCCATTATTATTATGACAGGGATGCATTATGCACTTATGCCAATAATGATTAACAACATTACAGTTGGTGGTTTTGATTACATGATTCCTGCTATGTTTCTTGCTAACATGGGACAAGCAGGTGCAGCTTTTGCAGTCTTCCTACGATCGAAGAATACGAAATTTAAATCATTGGCGATGTCTACGAGTGTCACAGCACTCATGGGGATTACAGAGCCTGCCATGTATGGTGTTAATGTGAGGCTTAAAAAGCCATTTATTGCTGCTTTAATTGGTGGTGCAGCTGGTGGTGCTTTCTATGGTCTCACAAACGTAGCGGCTTATATTTTAGGTGGTAATGCCGGTTTACCAGGCATTCCAACATTTATTGGGCCAGGTATGAACTTTGGCTATGCCCTTATCGGTTTAGCTATTTCCTTTGTAGTTGCAACGGTAGCCGCTTATTTAATAGGATTTGAAGATGTTCCGCAAGAAAGTAGTGTGACAGCGCCAGCTGAAGAAACAGGAGATAAAAAAACAGTCAATGATCTATCTGGAGAAGGTATTGTAAGCCCATTGACAGGTGAAGTTAATCCCCTTAGTGAAGTCAATGACTCAACTTTTTCAGAAGGTATTATGGGTCAAGGATTAGCGATTGAACCGACTGATGGTCTTGTCGTATCACCGGTGTCCGGAAAAATCGTCACCCTATATCGGTCGTTGCATGCTATCGGTATAAAAAGTGATAATGGGGCGGAGATCCTTATCCATGTAGGAATCGACACGGTCCAACTTAATGGGAAGTACTTTACGAAGCATATTGAAGAAGGAACTGTTGTAAAACCTGGTGATCAATTAGTCTCGTTTGATATAGAAGGTATTCGATCTGAAGGATATGAGCTTACTACGCCTATTATTATTACCAATAGTGACAGCTATGAGATGATTACACCAATTAAGACAGATGGGTCTATCGAACGTGGGTCCGACCTGATGACCCTTGTGGCAGAAGGTAACTAA